The nucleotide sequence TCCCTTGTACTCCATTTTTTAATATTTTATGTTCAGATCATAGCACTTGTTCAAGAAATAATCCAATTCCCACACACAGAATTATTGATAATGAACATCTTGGATAACCCATTGCTCGTTTTTATATAGAAAATCAATTGTAATTGTATAATTACCGTATAAGCTTGTTTCGTTAGATTGCTGTACCTTTGCATGTGTATTATCTATCTGGTCAATTTCATAAGACTGATTTGGTTTGAACCATGGTGGTAATTCAGTCGGCTTAATATACAAGTCGCCGTTTTTCTCTTGGAAATAATAATCCACATAAGGCTTAACAGCTTTTTCAACTGCAATAGAGTCAAAAGCATCCAACAATTCTTCTTTATTATCATAACGAGTTACTCGGTAATTTTCATCACTATTTTGGACTAACGTATCAATAAATGATTGCGTTGCACGAGCAATATCCTCTTCTTCAAGCTCACTGTAGGAAGCACTTTCGGCGGTCGCGACAGTTGACGATAACGGTTGAATACTATCATTCACTGCTCCAGGGATAAATAAAAATATCGACAAAACAACTGCTACAATTGATGGACCGATGCCTCCGCTCATGTTGTATGCTCCTTTCTGCTAATCATTCTGTATTTTATTATTCCTTTTTTAACGAGTGATTAAACTTATTCTAAGCAATGAATCAAACAAAAAATCAGAAAAATAAAAAAACTTCTCCATATTTCAGGAGAAGTTCAAGCTCAAGCTTTTAACACACCAATGCTTTCGATTTGTTGTTTTGTTTCAGGCGTGCCAAATTCATAGATCATTTGAAACACTTGCTTCATATCATCATCATACATATCGTTTTCTTTATCATGGTGATACTGAACATAAGGAACATGGGAGCGCCAAAAGGAAAGCCAATCAGCAGAATAAGCTTCATCAAAGACTTCACGTAGCCTAAAAATCTCATCCTCTGTCGCCTGAATTTCAAACTGATTTAATCCATAATCTCTTATTTGAGAGATCTCACGCGCTCCAACTGCCACGTAATATGTTTTCTTTTCCATTCCACTCAGCTCCTCCACATACATGCTTACCTTTCTTATGCCGCAAACATGTATAACTTATACATAAAGAGCTGAGGTCTTAGCGCAGATTAGAAAGTCACCTTTAACCCATACATTGCATCGTTGAAGTGAACAACCTCTGCACGATAGCCGTATGCTTCGACTTCGGCCTTAAACTCATTAGAAGCTAGCCGCTCGTGAAGTGGAGGTCCCATTTCAGATTCTACTGCTTCCCATTCAAGCAATAATGCGACGCCATTACTTGTTAAGATTCGTTCGACTTCCTGCAATACGTTTTGTCTATTCGGTACTTCGTGCATAACAAACCCAATTAATACTTTATCAGTTGAGTCAGCAGTAATTTGGGTGTTTTCTAAGTCACTTTCAATGTACGTTATGTTAGAAATAGCTGCTTCCTTTGCCCGCTCTTGAAGAAGTTCAAGCATTTTCGGTTCAATGTCAACTGCATATACAGTTTTGCCTGTTTGTTCAGCAATTGGCAGTGTGAAGAAACCATTTCCAGCCCCTAAGTCTGCCACCACTTCACCTTTTGTTATGTCTAGTGCACTTAACACTTTCTCTGGCGGGAGCGCCTCAAGACGTTCCTTTGAGATTAACTTATCTGCTTTTGCGGGATTAAATCGATGTCCTGCCAAATTAATTCATCCTTTCTGCTTGTATTAACCAAATAGTACGTCAATCCATATTTTAATCGCAGTAGCGGAAATTAATAAAGCCAAAAAGATTTGCAAGAATTTCGTGTTTACTTTTTTACCGAAATTTGCGCCTAATGGTGAGGCAAGCAGAGAGGCTACAATCATAACTGCAGCAGGAAGAAGCAATACTTGACCTGTCGTGAATTTTCCAACTGTCGAACCGATTGAGGAAATAAATGTGATGGCTAATGAGCTCGCAATTGTTACCCTAGTAGGTATTTTCAAGACTACAAGCATTACTGGTACAAGTAAGAATGCGCCCGCTGCACCAACAATACCTGCCCCAATACCGACAACAAAGGCAAGCCCTGCTGCTAGCCAGCGATTAAACGTTACATCTTTCGGGTCAATATCATCATACCCTTTTCTAGGGATAAACATCATAATTGCTGCTAATGCTGCTAGAATACCATATACAAGATCAATTCCATCTTCAGACAGCATACCTGAACCGTAAGCACCGATAAAACTACCAATTAAGACACTGACACCCATATAGAGGATTAAATCTTTATTTAAAAATCCTCCTTTACGATATGCCCAAACACCGCCAATGGTTGCAAATAACACTTGCACTGCGCTAATACCTGATACTTCATGTGAGGTAAAAGCCGCAAAACCTAATAAAGGCGGGATGTAAAGTAACATCGGATATTTAATAATCGAACCGCCAATACCAACCATTCCAGAAATAAATGAACCTACAAATCCAATTAAAAAGATAACAACCCAATACATCATATCCATATTTCTTCACCTGCCATTGCATTTTTGTTAATTAAGAAAAGGCAGTATACACTGCCCTTTCTTTTACCCTATTGTTATACACTAAATTTTTAGAACGTTAGTGTAACATTTGCATCTTGTGCATAGTCTAAGAACGTCATTGCGCCGCCTACTTCGATACCATCAACAAAGTCTTCTTTTTCAAGGCCCATTACATCCATTGTCATTTGACAAGCGATTAGTCGTACGCCCATTTCGGAAGCCATTTCTACTAATTCAGGGATGCTTGGAACATTTGCATTCTTAAATCCTTCGATGAATTGTTCTTTTCCTTCAGGTACTGCTAGTTGTTTGTGGCCTTCCTTGTGAATAAGATTTAACCCTTCAAATGTGAAGAAAATTGCTACCTCTCCATCTGTTGAAGCCGCTGCTGTTGCAATGTTAAACACCTTATACGCATCGAAAAGTCCACCATTTGCTGCAATAATCGCTGTTTTATTAGCCATTGTAAAATTCCTCCTAAAATAATTTAGTATTTTATTATTCTGTTTCTCCTTGCCACTGACTCATGCCGCCATCCATGTTAATAACATTAAAACCATGTTCTTCTAGAAACATAGAAGCTCTACCACTTCTGTTTCCTGAGCGACAAACGGCAACATATGTTTTACTTTTATCTAATTCATTCAGGCGTGAAGATATCTCACCTAACGGAATATGCTTTGCGCCTGGAATTTTCCCTTCAGCCACTTCTTCATCTTCTCTTACGTCTAAAAAATGAAGGGGTTCTTTTTGTTGATATGCTTTCAAAGCTTCATGTGTTGATATTTCTTTCATCTCGAGAAGCTCCTCCTTCCATCTACAACTTTTTGTTTACCATTACCCCTAGAGGTATATTACTAAAGATTTTAAAAAAGATCAACACCTAAAAAAATATTTCACCTTATACCCTGTGACGTAAACATAAAAATAAAGAAAGAGGACTAGAATTATCTAGCCCTCGTCTCCATTTCATATCCATGTTGAATGGTTTCTACCTCATTCATTAAATCTTCTCCAATCCTTGAAGCAAAATCTTGATATAACGGCTCAAAATAAGCTCTCCACTTTTTTCGTTCGTCATATGTCAGCTCATAAATTTGAATATCTGAATGCTGACGAATTCTTAGTAGCTGCTGTTCATTTAGATGTGCAGATTGCTTAAAAATCCATGCAGTCGTTTCATCCATCGCTTCCTGAATATCTGATTGTACATCATTCGGTAGATTATCCCAGAACTTCTTATTCGTTAATACCCCATACCCTAAATAACCGTGGTTGCTGATTGTTAAATAATTCTGTACTTGATAAAACCTTTTTGAATAAATATTTGAAATTGTATTTTCCTGGCCATCTAAGTAGCGTGTATCAAGATTATTATATACTTTATTAAATGGTGTGCTGCTTGGCTGCACATCAAGCATTTCAAATTGTTCTCTCAAGACATTACTCGGCATAATTCGAAACCTTTGACCTCTAAAGTCCTCCGGTTCTCGCAATGGGCCTTCATTACTTGTCATTTGCTTAAACCCGTTACTCCACAATGCCAACCCCTTTATTTGATGATCTTCTAGCTTCTTCAGTAAGATATCTCCAATTTCCCCTTCAAAAGCTCTCTTTACATCTTCATGTGTTTCAAATAAGTATGGTAAATCTAATACTTGCCATTCTGATGATAACTCCGTCAACTTGGAAAATGCAGGGGCAATCATTTCCACATCTCCTCTAAGGAGTGCATCAATTTCTTCCCCATCAGAATACAGCATGCCGTTAGGAAAAACTTCAACCTTTACTTTACCATCTGTTTTTTCCTTTACTATTTCAGCGAACTTCTGTGCTGCTAACCCTTTTGGCGTATTCTCAGCAACAACATGACTGAAATTAATTACAATTTGTTCACTAAGGCCTTCTTGCTCATCATCTACTGAAATTGCAGTAAGAGAAGAATCATAGCCGAAGCCAACTACTATTGCGATACAAACACAAGAAATAATAAATAAGCTCAAACTAACAAAATTACGCACGATGCCCTCACACCATTTCATTTCCTGATTTTATATTATTGTACCAGATCAAAATTTTGAATGTTAAAATAACATTAAACATTACTCCGCTAAAGAAATTACTTCAATTGCGAAAAGGTTGAGAACTGATGCAGCGAATATCAATTAAATGGAAGATATTAACTTTTATTTTCACAATTATTGTTTTCACCTTAATTATTGTTGGGATTGTTCTCACAGGAAACTTTATCAACATGAAGGAACAGGAGTTAAGTCAACGAGCATTAATAACTGCACGCACGGTTGCACAGCTTTCTAGCGTGCAGGAAAATGTCAACGGTACAAAATTAGAGCGAAGCAAAATAAATGAAGTTGTCGAACGAATTCGCATCATTAACAATGCAGATTATATTGTTGTCTTAGATATGAACCGGACACGCCTCTCACACCCAGTTGAAACACTTATTGGAACCCCTTCTACTGGGGAGGACGAAGATGCTGCATTTGCTGAACATACCTATACATCAAAAGCAAAAGGTGAAGTCGGCACTGCAGTTAGAGCTTTTGTGCCAATTATGAATCATGAACATCAACAAGTTGGCGTTATTATTGCAGGTTATATACTACCAAGCATCTTTGAATTAATGAAGGAGCTCCGACAAGAAATTTATATCACTGCTACAATCTCTTTCCTTTTCGGTGGCTGGGGTGCATGGATGTTGGCAAAAGTGATAAAAAGAGAAATTTTTCAACTTGAACCTCATGAAATTGCAAAGCTGCTTGTTGAGCGTACAGAAACATTCAATGCGATGCATGAAGGGGTTGTCGCGATTGATAAAGAAAAGAGAATTACTATCTTCAATGACCGAGCCAAGGAAATGTTAAGCATTAGTGGGAACCCTGAAGGCAAACTGATTCAAGAAGTAATCCCTGATACACGCTTACCTGAAATCTTGCAACTAGAACATCCTATCTACAATAAAGAACTTCAAGTTAAAAATAAAAACATTCTAAGTAATCGTGTGCCAATTAAAGTAGACAATGAAGTTGCAGGGGCTGTCGCTATATTCCAAGACCAAACAGAAGTCAAAAAGATGGCAGAGGAGCTAACAGGTGTTAAAGCATTCGTAAATGCATTGCGCGTTCAAAATCATGAACATATGAACAAACTGCATACCATTGCTGGTTTAATTCAAATGGGGAATGAAGGACAGGCTTTGGATTACGTCTTTCAAATTACAGAAGAACAACAGGAGTTGACCCGCTTCTTAAGTAAAAATATTCATAATGACAGCATTTCAGGTCTTCTTTTAAGTAAAGTACGACGCGGAAAAGAGCTTGGAATTGACGTCTATATTGACCGCAGAAGCCAATTAAAACAGTTTCCTCCTTCTCTTGACCATCATGATTTTGTTTTAATCTTAGGTAATCTAATTGAAAATGCATTTGATTCATTTAAATCATTCGATGTAGAACAACGTGAAATCTATATTAGCATTGAACAAGATGATGAAATTCTTTCAATTCTCGTAGAAGATAACGGGTGTGGAATGACCGACAGTGATGCTGCCTATATTTTTGACCAAGGGTTTTCGACAAAATCATCAGAAAACCAAGGTATTGGACTATTTTTAGTGCAACAAATTGTTCAAAAAGGAAAAGGCGATATTCAAGTAAACTCACAAAAGAACTTCGGAACAAGCTTTATTATTACGTTTTTAATGGATGGGAGTGATGGAAGAGGTGGCGAAGCAAGTATGTAAAGTCTTGTTGATGGAAGACGACCCAATGGTACAAGAAGTAAATAAGCAGTTCATTGAGCGCGTCGAAGGCTTTAAAGTAGTTGGTATTGCCTCAAATGGCGTAGAAGGTGTAAAGATGGTACATGCTTTAAAGCCTGATTTAGCGGTTATCGATATTTTTATGCCTGACCAGGATGGTCTTGAAACAATCTCTTATCTTCGTAACGAAGAACATCCAATTGACGTCATTGCTGTAACGGCTGCAAATGACATGGAAACCGTAAGACGTGTGCTTCAACATGGGGCTGTCGATTATATTATGAAACCATTTAAATTTGAACGAATCAAGCAAGCACTCGAAAATTATAATCAATACCGCCGAACACTCCATACAAACACAAAAATCTCACAAGCTGAGCTAGATAGCCTTTTGCATAACAAAACGTATGAAAATCGAGAGACATTACCAAAAGGGTTAAATGCTGTCACCTTGAATAAAATTGTTCTCTATCTGTCTAATATAGACTATGCTGTTTCAGCTGAAGAAGTAGCAGAAGGGGTCGGTTTAGCCCGTGTCACGGCTCGAAGATATTTAGAATATCTCGAAAAAGTAGGAAAGGTCCAAATTACAATCCAATACGGCGGTGTCGGCAGACCTGTAAATCGCTATATGATTAACCAATAAGCGAAGAAGGAACTTTCCTTCTTCGTTTTTTTATTTTCTGAGCAGGCTGCTCTTATGCTTGTCGCCCCTGAGCGGCCCACCTCCGCTTTCGACGCACAGGATGTGCTAGTGCAGGCGTTGTCACAGGACGTGACGCTCTTAGCCAGCGTTCCTTTGATCTAGCTGCGAAAGGCAGGCTGCGCGAGTTGCTTCCGACGCACAGGATGTGCTAGCGTCGGTGTTGAAACAGGACGTTTCGTTCTTAACCGACGTTCCTTTTAATGCGTCGAAAGCAAAGAACGGCTTTCTCTGTGTGAAGGCTCCAGCAAACAATATTTCTAAGCGGCCCACCTCCGCTTTTCTTTTTGGCCAGCTACGGTGGCTAGGGGCTCGAGGTCATAAGTCAGTCTGTTGCGGGAACTAAGGGCGGTTCCCTCCACATTCTGCCTTATGCTTGTCGCCCCTGAGCGAGCCACCTCCGCTTTTCTTATCGTAAGCGTTTTCAGACCAAAATGAACAAAATTAACAATATGAACAAATTCTTAACAATTTGCTTATTGAAGGCTAACATTTAATTATAAATATTCTAAATATTTTTGATGTTAGTCAAACTAACAATTCGAAGGGGGAATTTTTTATGTTTAAGAAGTGGGCGATGTTAACCATGGCTTTCGTATTAGCATTAGGCGTACTTGCTGGCTGTGGAGCTCGTAATCAAGAAAGTTCGAGTGCACCTGCAGAAGGTGAAGGTGGAGAAGGTCAAGCATCTGATGAGAAAATCGTTGTGAAGTTTTCGCACGTTGTAGCTGAAAATACGCCAAAAGGTCAAGCAGCGAACATGTTTGAAGAATTAGCTGAGGAATATACAGGTGGAAAAGTTGATGTGCAAGTATTCCCTAACTCCCAGCTATACAATGATGACGATGTATTAGCAGCTGTTCAACAAAACAATGTTCAATTAGCAGCTCCGGCAACATCTAAAGTGTCAAAGCTTTTCCCAGAGTGGACGATCTTTGACTTTCCATTCGCATTTCCTAATGTAGAAGCCGTTCAAGCAGCAATGGAAAGCGAAGAAATTGGTGGAAAACTATTTGGCATGTTAAAAGAGCAAAACCTATATGGTCTTGCAATGTGGGATAACGGTTTTAAACAAATGACACTTGATGAAAAGCCACTTATTAAGCCTGAAGATTTTGAAGGGCAAAAGTTCCGCGTTATGTCTAGTAAAGTTCTTGAAGCTCAATTTGAGGCAGTAAATGCAAATCCTACACCAATGCCTTTCAGTGAAGTATACAGCGCACTTGAGCAAGGTGTTATCGATGGACAGGAAAATACACTTTCAAACATTTACTCTAAGAAATTCCATGAAGTACAAAAATATATGACAATCAGTAACCACGGTTACCTTGGCTATGCAGTAATTACAAATGCTGAATTCTGGGAAGGACTTCCAGAAGACGTACGTGAAGGTCTTGAGCAAGCACTAAATGAAACAACTACTTGGGTACGTGAAAATGGACAGCGTTTGAATGATGAAGAATTAGAAAAAATCAAAGCTGATGGCACACTTGAAGAAATTCATGAACTAACTGATGAAGAGAAACAAGTTTGGATGGAAGCAATGGACCCAGTTTATAAGCAATTTGAAGAAGAAGTTGGGAAAGACTTAATCGATGCTGTTAAGGCATTACGTAATTAATGTTAGATGAGGGGGAGCACTTTCCCCCTTTTTATAACCAAAACCTTTCTTGCCTCACCATTGGTTATGAACAACTCTACTTTCCTCATATTTAATATTTATTAATACTGAATCTTCTACTTATACCCAGGCGTATGATTTTTTATTGAAATGGATTTTCTAGAAAGAGGGGATTGAACGTGAAAGTCCTTAATACACTGTTAAACCGCTTAGAAGAAATTGCAGTCGGACTTGCCCTTGTCGTTGGCGTTACGCTTACATTTATTGAAGTTGTTTTACGCTACGGTTTTGGAGGCTCACTTGGCTTTACACATGAACTTGTCGTTTATTTATTAATTTTTACTGGCTTAATTGGTGCTTCGATTGGGGTACGTGAAAAGGTTCACTTAGGTGTAGATTTAGTCGTTCAACAATTTCCTTACTCCATTCAAAAAGGTATTACAATATTAACACTTTCCGTCTGTACGTTGTTTTGCTTCTTAATTGCATTGTTAGGTTATCAGCACATCCTAATTATTATGGAATTTGGACAAGTAACACCAGAAATGGAAGTACCTCTTTACGTTCCTAAAGCAATCGTTCCACTTGCATTCGGATTAATGTCAATTCGTTTTATTCAAGAAATTGTGAAAGTAATCAAAACACCTGCAGAGCTTGTCCTACATCAAGAAGGAGGGGTGAAATAATGCAAGCTGCTAAACTTGAGTCAAACACACCGGAAATTAATAAGCCAGGTTCACCACTGAAGCGTCTTTTCTCAGCCTTATGTGTTTTGCTTTCTTTAGGCGGGACAGTCTATGCAATGCAAACAGGAAACATGGGGCTTGCACTTTTCACCATATTATTCCTGTTCTTACTGCTCGGTTTACCAATTGCAATCTCATTGGGTCTTGCATCACTCGTAACAATTTATTATTTTACAACTGACCCATTACCTGACTTAGCAGGTAAAGTTTTTTCAGGCTTAAACAGCTTTCCACTAATGGCAATTCCATTCTTCGTCCTTGCTGGTAATATCTTTACCACAGGGGGAGTTGCAAAACGATTAATTAACCTTACGAATGCTTGGGTTGGCCATATACCTGGAGGATTATCGATTGCGGGCGTTGTTTCCTGTGCCCTATTCGCTGCCATTTCTGGCTCTTCACCAGCAACAGTTGTTGCTATCGGGGGCATCATGATTCCAGCGATGGTTAAGAACAATTATGATAAAAGCTATGCAGTCGGTTCGATCTCAACTGCCGGTTCACTCGGCATCCTTATACCGCCAAGTATTCCGATGATCGTATATGCAGTTACAGTTGAGCAATCTGTGGGAAAATTGTTTTTAGCAGGTATTGTGCCTGGTATTCTTCTAATGTCACTACTTGCTTTTGTTAGTTTCTATCGTGCGAAAAAATTCAACTTTGCCCGTGCAGAAAAAGCCACATTTGGCGAAAGAATGAAAGCACTACGACAGGCAGTCTGGAGCTTATCCTTGCCAATTATCGTAATCGGTGGAATTTACAGCGGGATATTTACACCAACTGAATCAGCTGCTGTGGCATGTATTTTCGGTCTTATTGTCGGCTTGTTTCTTCATAGAGATTTAAAGCTTAAGGATATCCCTGGAATTCTTGTTGATTCGAGCAAAACAACTGCAATGCTATTTTTCATCATTACGATGGCAATGGTATTTGCTCACATCTTAACTCTTGAACGTATTCCACATTCAATCGCTGAGTTAATTACAGATTGGAATGTTGGTCCGATTGTCTTCTTATTAATCGTAAACGTATTGTTATTCTTTGCAGGACAATTTATGGAGCCAACTGCGATTATTACGATTTTAGCTCCAATTCTTTTCCCAGTTGCAATGGCACTCGGAATTGATCCAATTCACTTCGGTATTATCATGGTAGTGAATATGGAAGTCGGTATGATTACACCGCCTGTAGGCTTAAACCTCTATGTTGCCAGCGGGATAACGGACATGCCTCTTATTGACGTAACAAAAGCTGCAGTTCCTTGGCTTATTGCCGTCGTTGTCGGTCTTATCCTTGTCACATATATACCGGCAATCAGCTTGTGGCTTCCAAACTTATTATACGGACTATAAAAAGAAGCGGCGCCTCTTTGGCAGCCGCTTCTTTGCTTATTCTTTAATGTGGTGATTCGAATACGCTTCCGATGCACAGGACGTGACGCTCTTAGGCAGGGTTCCTTTGATCCAGCTGCGAAAGCCAAACCGTCGGGCTGCTTCACCCCTTCCTCCGAAAGCAAAAAACGGCTTTCTATGTCAGGAGTTCCACCAGCCGATCGGTTTAAGCAGGCTTTCTCCGCTTTTCTATATTTTAAAGGTTTCTTTTCGGACGGTTAGTCTTTCGAGGAAGCCTCTGTCTACGATTACACCGATTCCATGTTGGTCTGGTACTTGCATTGTGCCGTTTTGAACGGTCCATTCTGGTTTTACGATGTCTTGTTCCCAGTAACGGGATGAAGCTGATAGATCACCAGGGTAAACGAAATTGTCCAATGTTGAAATTGCGACATTGTGGGCGCGGCCAATACCTGATTCTAATAATCCTCCACACCAAACAGGAATGTTATGCTCCTTGCATAAGTCGTGAATTCGCTTAGCAGCTGTAATGCCGCCGACTCGACCAATTTTCAAATTAACAACTTTGCATCCTCCTAATTGGACAGCCTTCTTTGCAGATTCGTAAGAAGTAATGCTTTCGTCTAAACAGATTGGCGTTTGAATTTGTTTTTGTAATAAAGAATGTTCGATTATATCATCAAACCCAAGTGGCTGTTCAATCATTAAAAGGTTATACTCATCAAGTGCTTGTAAGTCTTCGATATCATTCAAGGTATACGAACTATTGGCATCTGCCATAAGAGGCAGATTAGGAAAGCGTTCACGGATAGGGGCAAGGATTTCTCTATCTTTCCCAGGC is from Bacillus tianshenii and encodes:
- a CDS encoding hydrolase, coding for MEKKTYYVAVGAREISQIRDYGLNQFEIQATEDEIFRLREVFDEAYSADWLSFWRSHVPYVQYHHDKENDMYDDDMKQVFQMIYEFGTPETKQQIESIGVLKA
- a CDS encoding methyltransferase domain-containing protein is translated as MAGHRFNPAKADKLISKERLEALPPEKVLSALDITKGEVVADLGAGNGFFTLPIAEQTGKTVYAVDIEPKMLELLQERAKEAAISNITYIESDLENTQITADSTDKVLIGFVMHEVPNRQNVLQEVERILTSNGVALLLEWEAVESEMGPPLHERLASNEFKAEVEAYGYRAEVVHFNDAMYGLKVTF
- a CDS encoding sulfite exporter TauE/SafE family protein — translated: MDMMYWVVIFLIGFVGSFISGMVGIGGSIIKYPMLLYIPPLLGFAAFTSHEVSGISAVQVLFATIGGVWAYRKGGFLNKDLILYMGVSVLIGSFIGAYGSGMLSEDGIDLVYGILAALAAIMMFIPRKGYDDIDPKDVTFNRWLAAGLAFVVGIGAGIVGAAGAFLLVPVMLVVLKIPTRVTIASSLAITFISSIGSTVGKFTTGQVLLLPAAVMIVASLLASPLGANFGKKVNTKFLQIFLALLISATAIKIWIDVLFG
- a CDS encoding DsrE/DsrF/DrsH-like family protein, translating into MANKTAIIAANGGLFDAYKVFNIATAAASTDGEVAIFFTFEGLNLIHKEGHKQLAVPEGKEQFIEGFKNANVPSIPELVEMASEMGVRLIACQMTMDVMGLEKEDFVDGIEVGGAMTFLDYAQDANVTLTF
- a CDS encoding rhodanese-like domain-containing protein; this translates as MKEISTHEALKAYQQKEPLHFLDVREDEEVAEGKIPGAKHIPLGEISSRLNELDKSKTYVAVCRSGNRSGRASMFLEEHGFNVINMDGGMSQWQGETE
- a CDS encoding TRAP transporter substrate-binding protein, whose translation is MRNFVSLSLFIISCVCIAIVVGFGYDSSLTAISVDDEQEGLSEQIVINFSHVVAENTPKGLAAQKFAEIVKEKTDGKVKVEVFPNGMLYSDGEEIDALLRGDVEMIAPAFSKLTELSSEWQVLDLPYLFETHEDVKRAFEGEIGDILLKKLEDHQIKGLALWSNGFKQMTSNEGPLREPEDFRGQRFRIMPSNVLREQFEMLDVQPSSTPFNKVYNNLDTRYLDGQENTISNIYSKRFYQVQNYLTISNHGYLGYGVLTNKKFWDNLPNDVQSDIQEAMDETTAWIFKQSAHLNEQQLLRIRQHSDIQIYELTYDERKKWRAYFEPLYQDFASRIGEDLMNEVETIQHGYEMETRAR
- a CDS encoding sensor histidine kinase — its product is MQRISIKWKILTFIFTIIVFTLIIVGIVLTGNFINMKEQELSQRALITARTVAQLSSVQENVNGTKLERSKINEVVERIRIINNADYIVVLDMNRTRLSHPVETLIGTPSTGEDEDAAFAEHTYTSKAKGEVGTAVRAFVPIMNHEHQQVGVIIAGYILPSIFELMKELRQEIYITATISFLFGGWGAWMLAKVIKREIFQLEPHEIAKLLVERTETFNAMHEGVVAIDKEKRITIFNDRAKEMLSISGNPEGKLIQEVIPDTRLPEILQLEHPIYNKELQVKNKNILSNRVPIKVDNEVAGAVAIFQDQTEVKKMAEELTGVKAFVNALRVQNHEHMNKLHTIAGLIQMGNEGQALDYVFQITEEQQELTRFLSKNIHNDSISGLLLSKVRRGKELGIDVYIDRRSQLKQFPPSLDHHDFVLILGNLIENAFDSFKSFDVEQREIYISIEQDDEILSILVEDNGCGMTDSDAAYIFDQGFSTKSSENQGIGLFLVQQIVQKGKGDIQVNSQKNFGTSFIITFLMDGSDGRGGEASM
- a CDS encoding response regulator, whose translation is MEDDPMVQEVNKQFIERVEGFKVVGIASNGVEGVKMVHALKPDLAVIDIFMPDQDGLETISYLRNEEHPIDVIAVTAANDMETVRRVLQHGAVDYIMKPFKFERIKQALENYNQYRRTLHTNTKISQAELDSLLHNKTYENRETLPKGLNAVTLNKIVLYLSNIDYAVSAEEVAEGVGLARVTARRYLEYLEKVGKVQITIQYGGVGRPVNRYMINQ
- a CDS encoding TRAP transporter substrate-binding protein, producing the protein MFKKWAMLTMAFVLALGVLAGCGARNQESSSAPAEGEGGEGQASDEKIVVKFSHVVAENTPKGQAANMFEELAEEYTGGKVDVQVFPNSQLYNDDDVLAAVQQNNVQLAAPATSKVSKLFPEWTIFDFPFAFPNVEAVQAAMESEEIGGKLFGMLKEQNLYGLAMWDNGFKQMTLDEKPLIKPEDFEGQKFRVMSSKVLEAQFEAVNANPTPMPFSEVYSALEQGVIDGQENTLSNIYSKKFHEVQKYMTISNHGYLGYAVITNAEFWEGLPEDVREGLEQALNETTTWVRENGQRLNDEELEKIKADGTLEEIHELTDEEKQVWMEAMDPVYKQFEEEVGKDLIDAVKALRN
- a CDS encoding TRAP transporter small permease → MKVLNTLLNRLEEIAVGLALVVGVTLTFIEVVLRYGFGGSLGFTHELVVYLLIFTGLIGASIGVREKVHLGVDLVVQQFPYSIQKGITILTLSVCTLFCFLIALLGYQHILIIMEFGQVTPEMEVPLYVPKAIVPLAFGLMSIRFIQEIVKVIKTPAELVLHQEGGVK
- a CDS encoding TRAP transporter large permease subunit, translated to MQAAKLESNTPEINKPGSPLKRLFSALCVLLSLGGTVYAMQTGNMGLALFTILFLFLLLGLPIAISLGLASLVTIYYFTTDPLPDLAGKVFSGLNSFPLMAIPFFVLAGNIFTTGGVAKRLINLTNAWVGHIPGGLSIAGVVSCALFAAISGSSPATVVAIGGIMIPAMVKNNYDKSYAVGSISTAGSLGILIPPSIPMIVYAVTVEQSVGKLFLAGIVPGILLMSLLAFVSFYRAKKFNFARAEKATFGERMKALRQAVWSLSLPIIVIGGIYSGIFTPTESAAVACIFGLIVGLFLHRDLKLKDIPGILVDSSKTTAMLFFIITMAMVFAHILTLERIPHSIAELITDWNVGPIVFLLIVNVLLFFAGQFMEPTAIITILAPILFPVAMALGIDPIHFGIIMVVNMEVGMITPPVGLNLYVASGITDMPLIDVTKAAVPWLIAVVVGLILVTYIPAISLWLPNLLYGL
- the menC gene encoding o-succinylbenzoate synthase, whose translation is MEIRKITLHHIEMNLKMPFAASYGTITKRPFIIVEMEDEEGQTGWGECAAFAVPWYTEETINGAWHILEDVFIPEVFQKPLGRPEDLLEELSLYKRNYMAKSALDEAVWDLFAKRQKKPLAEVIGGKRKQVKAGVVVGIQPVSDMLKAIDEYLAQGYERVKVKIKPGKDREILAPIRERFPNLPLMADANSSYTLNDIEDLQALDEYNLLMIEQPLGFDDIIEHSLLQKQIQTPICLDESITSYESAKKAVQLGGCKVVNLKIGRVGGITAAKRIHDLCKEHNIPVWCGGLLESGIGRAHNVAISTLDNFVYPGDLSASSRYWEQDIVKPEWTVQNGTMQVPDQHGIGVIVDRGFLERLTVRKETFKI